A stretch of the Marinobacter sp. JH2 genome encodes the following:
- the rplX gene encoding 50S ribosomal protein L24 yields the protein MKKIKRDDEVIVTAGKDKEKRGKVLKVQDDGRVIVSGINMIKKHTKPNPMLGTPGGIVEKEAPIQASNVAIFNPQTGKADRVGFQIKEDGTKVRIFKSTKEPVDNQ from the coding sequence ATGAAAAAGATTAAACGAGATGACGAAGTAATCGTCACCGCGGGGAAAGACAAAGAGAAACGTGGTAAAGTCCTGAAGGTTCAGGACGACGGTCGCGTGATTGTTTCTGGTATCAATATGATCAAGAAACACACAAAGCCTAACCCGATGCTCGGCACCCCAGGTGGTATCGTCGAAAAAGAAGCGCCTATCCAGGCTTCCAACGTGGCTATTTTTAATCCGCAGACCGGCAAAGCCGATCGTGTTGGCTTCCAGATTAAGGAAGACGGCACTAAAGTGCGGATCTTCAAGTCCACGAAAGAACCTGTCGATAACCAGTAA
- the rplC gene encoding 50S ribosomal protein L3, whose translation MAIGVVGRKAGMTRIFTEDGQALPVTVIEVEPNRITQLKTLENDGYRAVQVTVGSRRSSRVTKAEAGHYAKAGVEAGRGSWEFRLADGEGEELAAGGELTVSVFEDGQVVDATGRSKGKGFQGGVKRWNFSMQDATHGNSLSHRAPGSIGQNQTPGKVFKGKKMAGQMGNAQVTVQNLKIVRVDAERNLLLVSGAVPGATGGDVVIKPAVKA comes from the coding sequence ATGGCAATTGGTGTTGTCGGTCGTAAGGCCGGTATGACCCGTATTTTTACGGAAGATGGACAGGCGTTGCCTGTTACAGTAATCGAGGTTGAGCCCAACCGGATTACACAACTTAAAACTCTCGAAAACGACGGCTACCGCGCAGTTCAGGTAACCGTAGGTTCTCGTCGTTCCTCCCGTGTTACTAAGGCGGAAGCAGGTCACTACGCAAAAGCTGGCGTTGAAGCTGGTCGTGGTTCCTGGGAATTCCGTTTGGCAGATGGTGAAGGTGAAGAGCTGGCCGCTGGCGGCGAGCTGACAGTCTCTGTATTCGAAGACGGTCAAGTGGTTGATGCCACTGGTCGCTCCAAGGGTAAGGGCTTCCAGGGCGGTGTTAAGCGCTGGAACTTCTCCATGCAGGATGCTACCCACGGTAACTCCCTTTCTCACCGTGCTCCGGGTTCCATTGGTCAAAACCAAACTCCGGGTAAGGTATTTAAGGGTAAAAAGATGGCCGGTCAGATGGGTAATGCGCAGGTTACCGTGCAAAACCTCAAGATTGTCCGTGTCGATGCCGAGCGCAACCTGCTGCTAGTAAGTGGTGCCGTACCCGGCGCAACTGGCGGCGATGTTGTCATCAAGCCTGCAGTCAAAGCCTGA
- the rpsC gene encoding 30S ribosomal protein S3, whose amino-acid sequence MGHKVNPTGIRLGVIKEHNSVWYADKKDYAKNLLNDIQVREFLDKRLVKASVSKIVIERPAQNARITIHTARPGIVIGKKGEDVDRLRREVSDMMGVPVHINIEEVRKPDLDARLVAQNVAGQLERRVMFRRAMKRAVQNAMRQGAKGIKIQVGGRLGGAEIARSEWYREGRVPLHTLRADIDYATYEAHTTYGVIGVKVWIFKGEILGGMEQVRADKKASGKKGSK is encoded by the coding sequence ATGGGTCATAAAGTAAATCCGACCGGCATACGCCTGGGTGTGATTAAAGAGCACAACTCAGTTTGGTACGCCGACAAAAAGGACTACGCGAAAAACCTGTTGAACGATATTCAGGTTCGCGAATTCCTCGACAAGCGTCTGGTTAAGGCGTCTGTCAGCAAGATCGTGATCGAGCGCCCTGCTCAGAACGCCCGGATCACGATCCATACCGCCCGTCCCGGTATTGTTATCGGTAAGAAGGGTGAAGATGTTGACCGTCTGCGTCGTGAAGTTAGCGACATGATGGGTGTGCCTGTGCACATCAACATCGAAGAAGTCCGCAAGCCGGACCTGGATGCCCGCCTGGTAGCGCAAAACGTTGCCGGTCAGCTCGAGCGTCGTGTGATGTTCCGTCGCGCTATGAAGCGTGCGGTTCAAAATGCCATGCGTCAGGGTGCCAAGGGTATCAAGATTCAGGTTGGTGGTCGTCTTGGGGGTGCTGAAATCGCACGTTCCGAGTGGTATCGCGAAGGTCGTGTTCCTCTGCACACATTGCGTGCAGATATTGATTACGCAACCTATGAAGCGCACACCACTTACGGCGTTATCGGCGTGAAGGTATGGATCTTCAAAGGTGAGATTCTTGGTGGTATGGAACAGGTCCGTGCTGACAAGAAAGCCTCTGGGAAGAAAGGTTCTAAGTAA
- the rpsN gene encoding 30S ribosomal protein S14 yields the protein MAKVSMKNRELKREQTVAKYAAKRAELKAIIKNPNTSDEERWDAQMKLQQQPRNASPSRLRNRCQVTGRPHGVLRKFELSRIKLREYGMRGDVPGLTKASW from the coding sequence ATGGCTAAGGTTTCAATGAAAAACCGTGAGCTGAAGCGTGAGCAGACTGTGGCTAAGTACGCAGCCAAGCGCGCGGAGCTCAAGGCGATTATCAAAAACCCTAATACCAGCGACGAAGAGCGTTGGGACGCACAGATGAAGCTGCAGCAGCAGCCTCGCAATGCGAGCCCTTCACGTCTTCGGAATCGTTGCCAGGTGACTGGTCGTCCTCACGGCGTTCTGCGTAAGTTCGAACTTTCACGGATTAAACTCCGTGAATACGGCATGCGCGGTGACGTTCCAGGGCTGACCAAGGCAAGCTGGTAA
- the rplP gene encoding 50S ribosomal protein L16 — protein sequence MLQPKRTKFRKVMKGRNTGLAQRATKVSFGEYGLKATTRGRITARQIEAARRTMTRKIKRGGKIWIRVFPDKPITGKPLEVRMGKGKGSVEYWVAEIQPGRMLYEMEGVSEELAREAFTLAAAKLPVQTTFVTRTVM from the coding sequence ATGCTGCAACCAAAACGCACCAAATTTCGCAAGGTAATGAAAGGCCGTAACACCGGTCTTGCTCAGCGAGCTACTAAGGTGAGCTTCGGTGAATACGGATTGAAAGCGACAACCCGTGGACGTATAACTGCGCGTCAGATTGAGGCAGCGCGTCGTACCATGACTCGTAAGATCAAGAGGGGCGGTAAGATCTGGATTCGGGTTTTCCCGGATAAGCCGATCACTGGTAAGCCACTTGAAGTTCGAATGGGTAAAGGTAAGGGTTCTGTCGAGTATTGGGTGGCTGAAATTCAGCCAGGTCGCATGCTCTACGAAATGGAAGGTGTATCCGAGGAATTGGCTCGGGAAGCCTTCACATTGGCAGCGGCCAAACTGCCTGTACAGACCACCTTTGTAACGAGGACGGTGATGTGA
- the rpsQ gene encoding 30S ribosomal protein S17, whose protein sequence is MTEATQTARTLSGKVVSNKMDKSIVVLVERQVKHPLYGKYMKRSTKIHAHDESNQCNIGDTVTIEETRPVSKTKSWALVEVTERASKV, encoded by the coding sequence ATGACCGAAGCTACCCAAACTGCCAGAACTCTGAGCGGGAAGGTCGTGAGCAACAAGATGGATAAATCCATCGTGGTCCTGGTTGAGCGTCAGGTGAAACACCCTCTGTACGGTAAGTACATGAAGCGTTCAACCAAGATCCATGCGCACGATGAAAGCAATCAGTGCAACATCGGCGACACCGTAACCATCGAGGAAACCCGTCCGGTCTCCAAGACTAAGAGCTGGGCTCTGGTTGAGGTCACCGAACGCGCTTCCAAGGTGTAA
- the rplE gene encoding 50S ribosomal protein L5 — MLNMKEQYSKEVVPALQKEFGYKNVMQVPRIEKITLNMGVGEAVGDKKLIENAVADLERLAGQKVVVTKARKSVAGFKIREGWPIGCKVTLRGERMWDFFDRLVHIAVPRIRDFRGLNPKSFDGRGNYSMGVREQIIFPEIEYDKVDKVRGLDITITTSAGTDDEGRELLKAFGFPFKK, encoded by the coding sequence ATGCTTAACATGAAAGAGCAGTATTCAAAGGAAGTGGTACCCGCCCTGCAGAAAGAGTTCGGCTACAAGAACGTTATGCAGGTTCCGCGTATCGAGAAAATCACCCTGAACATGGGTGTCGGTGAAGCTGTTGGTGACAAAAAACTTATTGAAAATGCTGTCGCAGATCTTGAGCGTCTGGCAGGTCAAAAAGTTGTTGTGACCAAGGCAAGAAAATCCGTAGCGGGCTTTAAAATCCGTGAAGGTTGGCCGATTGGTTGTAAAGTGACCCTGCGCGGTGAGCGCATGTGGGATTTCTTTGATCGCCTGGTTCACATTGCGGTTCCCCGCATTCGTGACTTCCGTGGCCTCAATCCGAAATCCTTCGACGGTCGCGGTAACTACAGCATGGGTGTGCGTGAGCAGATCATCTTCCCTGAGATCGAGTACGACAAAGTCGACAAGGTCCGCGGGCTGGATATCACCATCACTACCTCTGCCGGTACCGACGACGAAGGTCGCGAACTGTTGAAAGCCTTCGGCTTTCCGTTCAAGAAATAA
- the rplN gene encoding 50S ribosomal protein L14, whose amino-acid sequence MIQTQTMLEVADNSGARQVMCIKVLGGSHRRYASVGDIIKVTVKEAIPRGKVKKGQVLKAVVVRTRKGVRRPDGSLIRFDGNAAVLLNTQDAPIGTRIFGPVTRELRNEKFMKIISLAPEVL is encoded by the coding sequence ATGATTCAGACTCAAACAATGCTTGAAGTCGCGGATAACAGCGGTGCACGTCAAGTTATGTGTATCAAGGTCCTGGGCGGATCTCACCGGCGTTATGCCAGCGTTGGGGATATCATTAAGGTAACCGTTAAGGAAGCCATCCCACGCGGCAAGGTGAAGAAAGGCCAGGTCCTTAAAGCTGTTGTAGTACGTACCCGTAAGGGTGTGCGTCGTCCGGACGGTTCTTTGATCCGTTTTGACGGTAACGCGGCGGTACTTCTGAACACTCAGGACGCACCCATTGGTACCCGTATCTTCGGACCGGTTACTCGTGAGCTGCGAAACGAAAAGTTCATGAAGATTATCTCACTGGCACCCGAAGTACTTTAA
- the rpsJ gene encoding 30S ribosomal protein S10, translating into MQSQKIRIRLKAFDYRLIDQSTQEIVDTAKRTGAQVRGPIPLPTRKEKYTILVSPHVNKDARDQYEIRTHKRLLDIVEPTEKTVDALMKLDLAAGVDVQISLG; encoded by the coding sequence ATGCAAAGCCAAAAAATTCGAATCCGGTTGAAGGCGTTTGATTATCGTCTAATCGACCAGTCCACGCAGGAGATCGTCGATACCGCTAAGCGGACCGGCGCTCAAGTTCGTGGTCCTATTCCTCTGCCGACGCGGAAGGAAAAGTACACGATACTGGTATCCCCGCACGTCAACAAAGACGCGCGTGATCAGTATGAAATTCGTACGCACAAGCGTTTGCTCGACATTGTTGAGCCTACGGAAAAGACAGTGGATGCTCTGATGAAGTTGGACCTGGCAGCAGGTGTAGACGTTCAGATCAGCCTCGGCTAA
- the rplD gene encoding 50S ribosomal protein L4 has product MELTITGSGKGISVSDAAFAKDFNEALVHQVVTAYMAAGRQGTKAQKTRSEVRGGGKKPWRQKGTGRARAGTIRSPIWRSGGVTFAAKPRDFEQKVNRKMYRAAMCSILSELVRQERLVVVDEMSVDTPKTKVFTAKLEELGVSNALILSETVEQNLHLASRNIPHVDVRDVAGLDPVSLVAYEKVVVTVPALKKIEEMLG; this is encoded by the coding sequence ATGGAATTGACAATTACTGGTAGTGGCAAGGGAATCTCTGTTTCCGACGCTGCATTTGCCAAAGATTTTAACGAAGCTCTGGTTCACCAGGTGGTTACTGCATACATGGCAGCTGGCCGTCAGGGTACCAAGGCTCAGAAGACACGTTCTGAAGTCAGAGGTGGTGGTAAGAAGCCTTGGCGTCAAAAAGGTACCGGCCGTGCACGTGCTGGCACCATTCGTAGCCCGATCTGGCGTTCAGGCGGCGTAACGTTCGCTGCTAAGCCTCGCGACTTTGAACAGAAAGTTAACCGTAAGATGTACCGTGCGGCCATGTGCTCGATCCTTTCCGAGCTGGTTCGTCAGGAGCGTCTGGTAGTGGTTGACGAGATGAGCGTCGATACTCCTAAAACCAAGGTGTTCACAGCGAAGCTCGAAGAACTGGGTGTTTCCAATGCCCTGATTCTATCCGAGACCGTTGAGCAGAACCTGCACCTTGCTTCTCGTAACATTCCTCACGTGGATGTTCGCGACGTTGCGGGTCTGGATCCTGTTAGCCTGGTTGCCTACGAGAAGGTCGTGGTCACTGTTCCCGCTCTGAAGAAGATCGAGGAGATGCTGGGATGA
- the rpsS gene encoding 30S ribosomal protein S19 — protein MPRSLKKGPFIDLHLLKKVEAALEKSDKRPIKTWSRRSTIFPEMVGLTIAVHNGKQHVPVYVTEDMVGHKLGEFAATRTYRGHAADKKAKR, from the coding sequence GTGCCACGTTCTTTAAAGAAAGGTCCTTTTATAGACCTGCATCTGTTGAAGAAGGTCGAGGCAGCTCTGGAAAAAAGCGACAAGCGTCCAATTAAAACCTGGTCCCGCCGGTCGACAATTTTCCCAGAGATGGTAGGCCTGACCATTGCAGTCCACAACGGCAAGCAACACGTGCCGGTTTATGTCACCGAAGATATGGTAGGACATAAGCTGGGTGAGTTCGCGGCAACGCGTACTTATCGTGGTCATGCGGCCGACAAGAAAGCTAAACGCTGA
- the rplF gene encoding 50S ribosomal protein L6: MSRVANNPVVLPSGVEVKLNGQEINVKGSKGALELTIHQLVEVKQEDGRLRFAARDGAKKSRALAGTTRALVNNMVNGVSTGWERKLQLAGVGYRAQAQGKKLNLTLGFSHPVEYELPEGVTAETPSNTEVVIRGIDKQQVGQVAADIRAFRPPEPYKGKGVRYADEQVRRKEAKKK, encoded by the coding sequence ATGTCCAGGGTTGCCAATAATCCTGTCGTGCTGCCTTCCGGTGTTGAGGTTAAGCTGAACGGACAGGAAATCAATGTAAAGGGCTCCAAAGGAGCACTTGAACTCACTATTCACCAATTGGTTGAAGTAAAGCAGGAAGACGGTCGTCTTCGCTTTGCAGCTCGCGATGGTGCTAAAAAGTCCCGCGCTCTTGCTGGTACTACTCGGGCGTTGGTTAACAATATGGTTAACGGCGTGTCTACAGGCTGGGAGCGCAAGCTTCAGCTGGCAGGCGTAGGTTACCGTGCTCAGGCGCAAGGCAAAAAGCTCAATCTGACACTGGGTTTTTCTCACCCGGTCGAATATGAGCTGCCCGAGGGTGTTACCGCTGAAACTCCGTCTAACACGGAAGTTGTAATTCGCGGTATCGACAAGCAACAGGTTGGCCAGGTCGCTGCAGACATTCGCGCGTTCCGTCCGCCCGAGCCTTATAAGGGCAAAGGTGTTCGTTATGCGGATGAGCAGGTAAGACGCAAAGAAGCCAAGAAGAAATAA
- the rpmC gene encoding 50S ribosomal protein L29 translates to MKATELREKSVEELNSELINLLKEQFNLRMRKATGQLNQSHLLGNVKRDIARVKTVMNEKAGQ, encoded by the coding sequence ATGAAAGCAACAGAGCTGCGTGAAAAGTCCGTTGAGGAGCTGAACAGCGAGCTGATCAACCTCCTGAAGGAGCAGTTCAACCTGCGTATGCGTAAAGCGACAGGTCAGCTGAATCAGTCTCACCTCCTCGGCAACGTGAAACGCGACATTGCGCGCGTTAAAACGGTAATGAATGAAAAGGCAGGACAGTGA
- the rplO gene encoding 50S ribosomal protein L15, giving the protein MRLNELAPEPGSRPNAKRVGRGIGSGLGKTGGRGHKGLKSRSGGSVAPGFEGGQQPLARRLPKFGFTSRQQRYVAEIRLNELAKVEGDVVDLAALKKADIVREEIRVAKVMLSGELDRAVTVKGLRVTKGAREAIVAAGGKVED; this is encoded by the coding sequence ATGCGTCTGAACGAACTTGCTCCGGAACCTGGTTCACGTCCAAACGCAAAGCGCGTTGGTCGTGGTATCGGTAGCGGACTCGGTAAAACGGGCGGTCGCGGTCATAAAGGTCTGAAATCCCGTTCCGGTGGCTCTGTAGCCCCTGGTTTCGAGGGTGGTCAGCAGCCTTTGGCCCGTCGTCTGCCAAAATTCGGTTTCACCTCTCGTCAGCAGCGTTACGTTGCTGAAATTCGCCTGAACGAGTTGGCGAAGGTAGAGGGTGACGTGGTCGATCTGGCTGCACTGAAGAAAGCTGACATCGTTCGTGAAGAAATTCGCGTTGCTAAGGTTATGCTGTCTGGTGAGCTGGACCGTGCGGTAACCGTTAAAGGGCTACGTGTCACTAAAGGCGCACGCGAGGCAATTGTTGCCGCGGGTGGGAAAGTCGAAGACTAA
- the rplV gene encoding 50S ribosomal protein L22: protein MEVAAKYKGARLSAQKARLVADQVRGKAVEDALNILTFSPKKAAGVIKKALESAIANAEHNEGLDVDDLRVSTVMVDEGPTLKRIKARAKGRADRIMKRTCHITVKVADK from the coding sequence ATGGAAGTAGCAGCCAAGTATAAGGGCGCTCGCCTCTCAGCTCAGAAAGCGCGTCTTGTCGCTGACCAAGTACGCGGCAAGGCTGTTGAGGACGCCCTGAACATTTTGACTTTCAGCCCGAAGAAGGCGGCTGGTGTGATCAAGAAAGCTCTTGAATCTGCCATCGCTAACGCTGAGCACAACGAAGGTCTAGACGTTGATGATCTGCGGGTCTCCACTGTCATGGTGGATGAAGGCCCAACGCTCAAGCGAATCAAAGCTCGAGCCAAGGGGCGCGCTGACCGTATTATGAAGCGCACCTGTCATATCACCGTCAAGGTCGCCGACAAGTAG
- the rpsE gene encoding 30S ribosomal protein S5, which yields MSVNEQKAPELQERLVQVNRVAKVVKGGRIFAFTALTVVGDGKGRVGFGRGKAREVPVAIQKAMEAARKNMVDVALDGNTLQYAVRAQHGGSKVFMMPASEGTGVIAGGAMRAVLEVAGVQNVLSKCYGSTNPVNVVRSTIKGLQAMNAPEDVAAKRGKSVEDILG from the coding sequence ATGAGCGTTAACGAACAGAAGGCGCCTGAGCTCCAGGAAAGGCTGGTTCAGGTCAATCGAGTCGCTAAGGTTGTAAAAGGCGGCCGTATCTTTGCCTTCACTGCACTGACTGTAGTGGGTGATGGTAAAGGGCGCGTTGGTTTTGGTCGTGGTAAAGCCCGGGAAGTTCCGGTCGCTATCCAAAAGGCTATGGAAGCTGCGCGTAAAAACATGGTAGACGTCGCCCTAGACGGCAACACGCTTCAGTACGCGGTTCGTGCACAGCACGGCGGTTCTAAAGTGTTCATGATGCCGGCTTCTGAAGGTACCGGTGTTATTGCTGGTGGTGCGATGCGTGCAGTGCTTGAAGTAGCGGGCGTTCAAAACGTTCTCTCTAAGTGCTACGGCTCTACCAACCCGGTGAACGTTGTACGTTCAACCATTAAGGGTCTGCAGGCTATGAATGCGCCTGAAGATGTTGCAGCCAAGCGCGGTAAATCCGTCGAAGATATCCTGGGTTGA
- the rpmD gene encoding 50S ribosomal protein L30 gives MANAKTIKVTLTRSPIGCQPKHKLCVKGLGLRKIGHTVEVEDTPSIRGMINRVNYLVQVEEN, from the coding sequence ATGGCGAACGCAAAAACGATCAAAGTAACTCTGACCCGCAGCCCAATCGGCTGTCAGCCTAAGCACAAGCTTTGTGTGAAGGGTTTGGGTCTTCGTAAAATCGGTCACACGGTCGAAGTGGAAGATACTCCTTCTATTCGCGGTATGATCAACCGGGTTAATTACCTGGTGCAGGTTGAGGAGAACTGA
- the rplR gene encoding 50S ribosomal protein L18, whose product MSANNERLRRARKVRMKIRELGTDRLCVHRTPRHMYAQVTSADGSKVLATASTLDKELRQGATGNVDAAKKVGQLIAERAKAAGIEKVAFDRSGYRYHGRIQALADGAREAGLQF is encoded by the coding sequence ATGAGCGCGAATAACGAAAGACTGCGTCGCGCACGTAAAGTGCGCATGAAGATTCGTGAGCTGGGTACTGACCGTTTGTGCGTTCACCGCACGCCGCGTCATATGTATGCCCAGGTTACTTCAGCAGATGGCAGCAAAGTGCTGGCAACTGCTTCCACGTTGGATAAGGAATTGCGCCAGGGTGCAACCGGTAACGTGGACGCCGCCAAAAAAGTGGGTCAGCTGATTGCTGAACGCGCTAAGGCGGCAGGCATTGAGAAGGTCGCATTTGACCGCTCAGGTTACCGTTATCACGGTCGCATTCAGGCTTTGGCCGACGGTGCTCGTGAAGCTGGCTTGCAATTCTAA
- the rplW gene encoding 50S ribosomal protein L23 — translation MNQERIYKVLLGPLVSEKASRVAEHGQVVFRVAPDATKPEIKKAVEQLFNVTVEGVQVLNRKGKLKRTIRGFGKRNDIRKAYVKLAEGQDIDFLDVE, via the coding sequence ATGAATCAGGAACGTATTTACAAGGTCCTGCTTGGACCACTCGTGTCAGAGAAAGCTTCTCGCGTAGCGGAGCACGGTCAGGTGGTTTTTCGTGTTGCCCCTGATGCGACCAAGCCCGAGATCAAAAAAGCCGTTGAACAGTTGTTCAACGTCACCGTAGAAGGTGTTCAGGTTCTGAACCGTAAGGGTAAGCTTAAGCGCACTATCCGCGGGTTCGGCAAGCGTAATGACATTCGTAAGGCTTACGTTAAGCTGGCAGAAGGTCAGGACATCGATTTTCTGGATGTGGAATAA
- the rpsH gene encoding 30S ribosomal protein S8 → MSMQDTLADMFTRIRNAQMAEKADVVMPSSKMKISVAQVLKDEGYVGEFSVSADAKPQLTINLKYFGGKPVIEEIKRVSRPSLRQYKGAGELPKVSGGLGVAIVSTSKGVMTDRAARAAGVGGEVICTVF, encoded by the coding sequence ATGAGTATGCAAGATACGCTTGCGGATATGTTTACTCGTATTCGTAATGCCCAGATGGCAGAGAAGGCCGATGTGGTCATGCCGTCTTCCAAAATGAAAATCTCCGTAGCCCAGGTCCTTAAGGACGAAGGTTACGTTGGAGAGTTTTCCGTTTCAGCTGACGCGAAGCCCCAGCTAACGATCAACCTGAAGTACTTCGGCGGTAAGCCGGTTATTGAAGAGATCAAGCGGGTTAGTCGTCCGAGTCTGCGCCAGTACAAAGGCGCTGGGGAACTGCCGAAAGTATCCGGTGGTCTGGGAGTCGCGATTGTCTCAACGTCCAAGGGCGTTATGACAGACCGCGCCGCACGAGCTGCTGGCGTGGGTGGCGAAGTCATCTGCACCGTATTCTAG
- the rplB gene encoding 50S ribosomal protein L2, which yields MPIVKTKPTSAGRRHVVKLYNPDLHKGRPYQSLVEAQSRTGGRNNNGRITSRHIGGGHKQHYRVIDFKRTKDSIPAVIERLEYDPNRSAHIALVKYADGERRYIIAPKGMKAGDPVRSGVDAPIKVGSTLPLRNIPVGSVIHCVELKPGKGAQLARSAGASVQLVAREGAYATIRLRSGEMRKVLVDCRATLGEVSNSEHSLKQLGKAGASRWRGKRPTVRGVAMNPVDHPHGGGEGRTSGGRHPVTPWGVPTKGHKTRKNKRTDKMIVRRRSAK from the coding sequence ATGCCGATCGTCAAGACCAAACCAACATCTGCCGGACGCCGTCACGTTGTAAAGCTTTACAACCCGGATTTGCACAAAGGGCGCCCATACCAGTCGTTGGTAGAAGCACAGAGTAGGACTGGTGGCCGTAATAATAATGGCCGTATTACCAGTCGTCACATTGGTGGTGGTCACAAGCAGCACTACCGTGTAATCGATTTTAAGCGGACTAAAGATAGTATCCCGGCGGTCATTGAGCGCCTGGAATACGATCCTAACCGTTCAGCGCACATTGCGTTGGTCAAATATGCCGATGGCGAGCGTCGTTACATTATCGCTCCTAAAGGTATGAAGGCTGGCGATCCTGTGCGCTCCGGCGTCGACGCGCCGATCAAGGTGGGTTCCACTTTGCCGCTCCGGAATATTCCGGTTGGTTCAGTGATTCACTGCGTCGAACTCAAGCCTGGCAAAGGTGCTCAGCTGGCTCGCTCTGCGGGCGCATCCGTACAGCTGGTTGCAAGGGAAGGGGCTTACGCCACTATCCGCCTGCGTTCAGGTGAAATGCGTAAGGTGCTTGTAGATTGTCGCGCCACGTTGGGTGAAGTATCCAACAGTGAGCACAGTCTGAAGCAGCTTGGTAAAGCGGGTGCATCACGTTGGCGCGGTAAACGTCCAACAGTACGTGGTGTTGCTATGAACCCAGTTGACCACCCGCATGGTGGTGGTGAAGGGCGTACCTCTGGTGGACGTCACCCGGTTACTCCGTGGGGTGTTCCGACCAAAGGGCATAAGACTCGTAAGAACAAACGTACTGATAAGATGATAGTACGTCGTCGTTCGGCCAAGTAA